Proteins encoded together in one Larus michahellis chromosome 4, bLarMic1.1, whole genome shotgun sequence window:
- the LOC141743079 gene encoding inositol 1,4,5-trisphosphate receptor-interacting protein-like 1, with protein sequence MAATRVLALLAQSIIQLPQRVGSELDDSKHEHVQQFMEQLSLETTWLLQELERGAFAWGALLFAALQQWQFWAIAGVMVLLFRLCCWLRKRSQQPKKDTLRDEADKEEPEEIPSVALDLRWISATRLLDLSESFTMVEELVDELLRICQKLSWDSFVPRLGPVIGVSSTLQGWIPCEEEAVYRLLVPLKSPRGHAFHLEMGSATEDTLARKASLRVDLRCTCMKEPLAEDMLCFLHHPEEELREKQGPSLLHTFCTGPYLDIDTTARWLQMLLKDAWAVMPQSRHCCLTVLPSKHSCKLQMTHASNSTILIELMFGVKQGDSYAFLSCE encoded by the coding sequence atggctgcaacAAGAGTCCTCGCCTTGCTTGCGCAAAGCATCATCCAGCTCCCGCAGAGGGTTGGCAGTGAGCTGGACGACAGCAAGCACGAGCACGTGCAGCAGTTtatggagcagctgagcctggagacgacttggctgctgcaggagctggagcggggcgcctttgcctggggagccctgctcTTCGCTGCCTTACAGCAATGGCAGTTCTGGGCCATTGCAGGAGTGatggtcctgctcttcaggctctgctgctggctcaggaaaaggagccaacaaccaaagaaggacactttgagagatgaggctgataaggaggagccagaagaaatacccagtgttgccctggatctgcgctggatttcggccacacgccttctggacctgtcagagtccttcacaatggtggaggagctggtggacGAACTTCTCCGTATCTGCCAAAAACTCTCTTGGGACAGTTTCGTGCCACGACTGGGGCCAGTCATCGGGGTGAGCAGCACCTTACAAGGTTGGattccctgtgaggaggaggCCGTCTACCGCCTGCTCGTGCCCCTGAAGTCCCCCCGGGGCCATGCCTTCCACCTGGAGATGGGCAGCGCCACCGAGGACACGCTGGCGAGGAAGGCCAGCCTCCGCGTAGACCTGCGGTGTACCTGCATGAAGGAGCCGCTGGCGGAGgacatgctgtgcttcctccaccaccctgaggaggagctgagggaaaaaCAGGGGCCCAGCCTCCTACACACCTTCTGCACTGGCCCCTACCTGGACATAGACACAACCGCACGCTGGCTCCAGATGCTGCTAAAAGACGCCTGGGCGGTTATGCCCCAGTCGAGACACTGCTGTCTaacggtgctgccctccaagcactcctgcaagctccagaTGACGCACGCTTCCAACAGTACCATCCTGATTGAGCTCATGTTTGGAGTGAAGCAGGGCGACTCGTACGCCTTCCTCAGCTGTGAGTAG